A DNA window from Clavibacter sepedonicus contains the following coding sequences:
- a CDS encoding glycoside hydrolase family protein, whose translation MALRLPDKWIWDSWYVQEGGVTHAFYLHASRALGDPDRRHHHPIVGHAVSRDLVSWTVLEDAIIVSEPGAFDDGTTWTGSVVRADDGLWWMFYTGTTLAEGMLVQRIGAATSTDLVTWAKVSREPLVEADPRWYEQLDLDAWHDQAWRDPWVQRLPGASTWHMLVTARAATGDPRERGVLGHATSEDLVDWTVHPPLSAPGQGFGQLEVFQHEVVDGVPVLLFCCARSELGHERQAAGEAGGVYSVVVDARLTDVDFRRARLFPRTDLYASRLVRDTAGGWVLLAFVNEVDGRFIGELSDPVPVTADPREGLVPRGAHPIAVSADTREEAGVPS comes from the coding sequence GTGGCACTTCGACTGCCCGACAAGTGGATCTGGGACTCCTGGTACGTGCAGGAGGGTGGCGTCACGCACGCGTTCTACCTGCACGCCAGCCGCGCCCTCGGCGATCCCGACCGCCGGCACCACCACCCCATCGTCGGCCACGCGGTGAGCCGTGACCTCGTGAGCTGGACGGTGCTCGAGGACGCGATCATCGTGTCCGAGCCGGGTGCGTTCGACGACGGCACGACCTGGACGGGCTCCGTCGTGCGCGCTGATGATGGCCTGTGGTGGATGTTCTACACGGGCACCACGCTGGCCGAGGGGATGCTCGTGCAGCGCATCGGCGCCGCCACCTCGACCGACCTGGTGACCTGGGCGAAGGTGTCGCGCGAGCCGCTCGTGGAGGCGGATCCGCGCTGGTACGAGCAGCTCGACCTCGACGCCTGGCACGACCAGGCGTGGCGGGACCCCTGGGTGCAGCGGCTCCCGGGCGCGTCGACGTGGCACATGCTCGTCACGGCGCGCGCGGCGACGGGGGATCCGCGGGAGCGCGGCGTACTGGGCCACGCGACGAGCGAGGACCTCGTCGACTGGACCGTGCATCCGCCGCTCAGTGCGCCCGGCCAGGGCTTCGGCCAGCTCGAGGTGTTCCAGCACGAGGTGGTGGACGGCGTGCCCGTGCTCCTCTTCTGCTGCGCGCGCTCCGAGCTGGGCCACGAGCGGCAGGCGGCGGGGGAGGCGGGAGGCGTGTACAGCGTCGTCGTCGACGCCCGGCTGACCGATGTCGACTTCCGTCGCGCGCGCCTGTTCCCGCGCACGGATCTGTACGCGTCGCGCCTCGTGCGCGACACCGCGGGCGGCTGGGTGCTGCTCGCGTTCGTGAATGAGGTCGACGGCAGGTTCATCGGGGAGCTCAGCGACCCGGTGCCGGTGACGGCGGATCCGCGCGAGGGCCTCGTGCCCCGGGGCGCGCATCCGATCGCCGTGAGCGCCGACACGCGGGAGGAGGCGGGGGTCCCGAGCTGA
- a CDS encoding glycoside hydrolase family 32 protein translates to MESARPPLAPRTAHPRGRMAALAAAAALVCALAVPASSATAEPTVPADGFADGFAADADRYRAQYHFTVPDHWKNDPQRPVVIDGVTHYYYLYNADYDQEVGTSWRLATTTDGVAWADQGIAAEKKTNPNFDLWSGSAVVDPEGTAGFGRGAVVMLVTQMDHPTPQQIVDASGPQAQFLWYSTDGGRTFTPSGEEAVLPNPGVRDFRDPKVVWDDERGSWVMLIAEGATLSFSTSPDLRSWTRVSTFAADGLGVLECPDLFRITADDGTSKWVLGASANGYATGEPNTYAYWTGSFDGRAFVPDPGTGHRWLDQGFDWYGAVTWADPTAQHEERRLAVGWMNNWSYPKAGPTWESDGFTGTDSITREIRLARADGGYRLLSQPIAALAGHATSVRELGPVRVDGSVVLPYAGTAYQLETEIAWDRLDNVGLQLRRSADGSRHADVGVFRDTLYANRGGTGNPDPTGNKLESRSPFDASAKEVKLRILVDRTTVEVFVDYGEVVHSSQVFAEPADAGIALFTQGGAATFSNLRITEFADLAQRPAHVLADFEGTTAGVGWTGTGDLVGLAPNGSPLVGRVGRQALDTYVPGRGDAATGTLTSPPFTIDRDAIHLLIAGGDHGLGAEPATSVNLLVDGEPVRTATGDDSAKLRPVAWDVSDLAGRTARIQVLDDATGAWGHLMVDQVMLAD, encoded by the coding sequence ATGGAATCCGCACGCCCGCCTCTGGCCCCCCGCACCGCGCATCCGCGCGGACGGATGGCCGCTCTCGCCGCAGCCGCCGCACTCGTGTGCGCGCTCGCGGTGCCCGCCTCATCCGCCACGGCAGAGCCGACTGTTCCCGCGGACGGATTCGCGGACGGATTCGCGGCCGACGCCGACCGGTACCGCGCGCAGTACCACTTCACGGTCCCCGACCACTGGAAGAACGACCCCCAGCGGCCGGTCGTGATCGACGGCGTGACGCACTACTACTACCTCTACAACGCCGACTACGACCAGGAGGTCGGCACGTCGTGGCGCCTCGCGACGACCACCGACGGCGTCGCGTGGGCCGACCAGGGCATCGCGGCCGAGAAGAAGACGAACCCGAACTTCGACCTGTGGTCGGGGTCCGCGGTCGTGGATCCCGAGGGCACCGCCGGGTTCGGCCGCGGCGCCGTGGTGATGCTCGTGACGCAGATGGACCACCCGACGCCGCAGCAGATCGTCGACGCGTCGGGCCCGCAGGCGCAGTTCCTCTGGTACTCCACCGACGGCGGGCGCACCTTCACACCCTCGGGCGAGGAGGCCGTGCTCCCCAACCCGGGCGTTCGCGACTTCCGCGACCCGAAGGTGGTGTGGGACGACGAGCGCGGCAGTTGGGTCATGCTGATCGCCGAGGGCGCGACCCTCAGCTTCTCCACGTCGCCCGACCTCCGCTCCTGGACGCGCGTCTCCACGTTCGCGGCCGACGGCCTCGGGGTGCTGGAGTGCCCGGACCTGTTCCGCATCACGGCCGACGACGGCACCTCGAAGTGGGTGCTCGGCGCGAGCGCCAACGGGTATGCGACGGGCGAGCCGAACACCTACGCGTACTGGACGGGATCCTTCGACGGCCGCGCCTTCGTGCCCGACCCGGGAACGGGCCACCGCTGGCTCGACCAGGGCTTCGATTGGTATGGCGCCGTGACGTGGGCGGATCCGACCGCGCAGCACGAGGAGCGCCGCCTGGCCGTCGGGTGGATGAACAACTGGTCGTACCCGAAGGCGGGCCCGACCTGGGAGTCCGACGGCTTCACCGGCACCGACTCCATCACGCGCGAGATCCGCCTCGCCCGCGCGGATGGCGGCTACCGGCTCCTCTCCCAGCCGATCGCCGCGCTCGCCGGCCACGCCACGAGCGTGCGCGAGCTCGGCCCGGTACGGGTCGATGGCAGCGTCGTGCTCCCGTACGCGGGCACGGCGTACCAGCTGGAGACCGAGATCGCGTGGGATCGGCTCGACAACGTCGGCCTGCAGCTGCGGCGCTCCGCCGACGGATCCCGGCACGCCGACGTGGGCGTATTCCGCGACACCCTGTACGCGAACCGCGGCGGGACCGGCAACCCGGATCCGACGGGGAACAAGCTCGAGAGCCGGAGCCCGTTCGATGCGTCCGCGAAGGAGGTGAAGCTGCGGATCCTCGTGGACCGCACCACGGTCGAGGTCTTCGTCGACTACGGCGAGGTCGTGCACTCGAGCCAGGTGTTCGCGGAGCCGGCCGATGCGGGCATCGCCCTGTTCACGCAGGGCGGCGCGGCGACCTTCTCGAACCTGCGCATCACCGAGTTCGCGGATCTCGCGCAGCGGCCGGCGCACGTGCTGGCCGACTTCGAGGGCACCACCGCGGGCGTGGGCTGGACCGGGACGGGGGATCTGGTCGGGCTCGCGCCGAACGGCTCGCCGCTGGTCGGTCGGGTGGGCCGTCAGGCGCTCGACACGTACGTGCCCGGCCGGGGAGACGCGGCGACGGGCACGCTCACGTCGCCGCCGTTCACCATCGACCGCGACGCCATCCACCTGCTCATTGCGGGTGGGGATCACGGGCTCGGCGCGGAGCCGGCCACGAGCGTGAACCTGCTCGTGGACGGCGAGCCGGTGCGTACGGCTACGGGCGACGACTCGGCGAAGCTACGTCCGGTCGCATGGGACGTGTCCGATCTCGCGGGGCGGACCGCGCGGATCCAGGTGCTCGACGACGCGACCGGAGCGTGGGGCCACCTCATGGTGGATCAGGTGATGCTCGCCGACTGA
- a CDS encoding Asp23/Gls24 family envelope stress response protein — protein MTDVTPATASSRAAAKHTPADSASGKNTIADGVVEKVAGIAARQVPGVHDLGNGAARAVGAIRNVIGQQDRGQGISVEVGEKQVAADIVVVAEYPVALQDLADRIREAVTDAISQVVGMDVTEVNVTVSDVHIPSDDKDDDSQSRVQ, from the coding sequence ATGACCGACGTCACCCCCGCCACCGCATCCAGCCGCGCCGCCGCCAAGCACACGCCCGCCGACTCCGCCTCGGGCAAGAACACCATCGCCGACGGCGTCGTGGAGAAGGTCGCCGGCATCGCGGCCCGCCAGGTCCCCGGCGTCCACGACCTCGGCAACGGCGCGGCCCGTGCCGTCGGCGCGATCCGCAACGTCATCGGCCAGCAGGACCGCGGCCAGGGCATCTCCGTCGAGGTCGGCGAGAAGCAGGTCGCCGCCGACATCGTCGTCGTCGCCGAGTACCCCGTCGCGCTGCAGGACCTCGCCGACCGGATCCGCGAGGCCGTCACCGACGCCATCTCGCAGGTCGTCGGCATGGACGTCACCGAGGTCAACGTCACCGTCTCCGACGTGCACATCCCCTCGGACGACAAGGACGACGACTCGCAGAGCCGCGTCCAGTAG
- the aqpZ gene encoding aquaporin Z, with protein sequence MSKSTTATTAPRDTPAQGRGQKAASAGDRPSTAARWGAEAFGTFLLVFGGVGTALYASAFPDDGNATGVGFLGVALAFGLTVMAGIAAVGGISGGHFNPAVSVGLAFAGRIGWREVPGYVVAQLVGGILASSALALIAADGPTGYLASKQDAGFASNGFGDASPGGFGLGAVLLVEVILTAVFVTVILAVTAQKAYAAVAPIVIGLTLTLIHLISIPVSNTSVNPARSIAAAIYGGPEALGQVWAFIVAPLVGAAIAGLAHRALTRAADVPA encoded by the coding sequence ATGAGCAAGTCGACCACCGCCACGACGGCACCCCGCGACACCCCGGCCCAGGGCCGTGGTCAGAAGGCGGCATCCGCCGGCGACCGCCCATCCACCGCCGCCCGCTGGGGCGCCGAGGCGTTCGGCACGTTCCTCCTCGTCTTCGGCGGCGTCGGCACCGCGCTCTACGCGTCCGCTTTCCCCGACGACGGCAACGCCACGGGCGTCGGCTTCCTCGGCGTCGCGCTCGCGTTCGGCCTCACCGTCATGGCGGGCATCGCCGCGGTCGGCGGCATCTCCGGCGGCCACTTCAACCCCGCCGTCAGCGTCGGACTCGCGTTCGCGGGCCGCATCGGCTGGCGCGAGGTGCCCGGCTACGTGGTCGCGCAGCTCGTCGGCGGGATCCTTGCCTCCAGCGCCCTCGCGCTCATCGCCGCGGACGGCCCCACCGGCTACCTCGCCTCGAAGCAGGACGCGGGCTTCGCGTCGAACGGCTTCGGCGACGCGTCGCCCGGCGGCTTCGGCCTCGGCGCGGTGCTGCTCGTCGAGGTCATCCTTACGGCCGTCTTCGTGACCGTGATCCTCGCCGTCACCGCCCAGAAGGCCTACGCGGCCGTCGCGCCGATCGTCATCGGGCTGACGCTCACCCTGATCCACCTCATCAGCATCCCGGTCAGCAACACGTCCGTGAACCCGGCCCGCTCCATCGCCGCCGCGATCTACGGCGGGCCCGAGGCGCTCGGGCAGGTGTGGGCGTTCATCGTCGCGCCGCTCGTGGGTGCCGCGATCGCCGGGCTCGCGCACCGCGCGCTGACCCGTGCCGCCGACGTCCCCGCCTGA
- a CDS encoding Asp23/Gls24 family envelope stress response protein gives MNDAAPAIRPIDLTGIDAAHPEGETVAHRVGVAAAETAAGVTGVHHLGGSAARALDAASRAIRGTSTGPGVTVSEEAGGTVIDIDLVVEYPTPVQDVVDETREQVARAARQIAPGAVRVNIRVTDVHGPFDDVQSPAGAALEKAKDAGSDALEKAKDAGSDALEKAKDAGSDALEKAKDAGSDALEKAKDAGSDALEKAKDAGSDALEKAKDAGSDALEKAKAAGADGLDKAKAAGSEGLEKAKAAGAEAADRAREAGDRIQDASADAATRAHGAGSRAADTAKEIGSEVADRAKAAGAVLADSAKADVEETREAAEERDERAAADAADFDTYAEPAGSAPEVTVIVDGHGEQPTRIEVDGPATVEVQGDRVEVDGSDASRTEAEDADRS, from the coding sequence GTGAACGACGCCGCACCCGCCATCCGTCCCATCGACCTGACCGGCATCGACGCCGCGCACCCGGAGGGGGAGACGGTCGCGCATCGCGTGGGCGTCGCCGCGGCCGAGACCGCCGCGGGCGTCACGGGTGTGCACCACCTCGGCGGATCCGCCGCGCGGGCGCTCGACGCGGCGTCGCGGGCGATCCGCGGCACGAGCACCGGGCCGGGCGTCACGGTCTCCGAGGAGGCCGGCGGCACCGTGATCGACATCGACCTCGTGGTCGAGTACCCGACGCCCGTGCAGGACGTGGTCGACGAGACGCGCGAGCAGGTCGCCCGCGCGGCCCGGCAGATCGCGCCGGGCGCCGTCCGCGTGAACATCCGCGTGACCGACGTGCACGGTCCGTTCGACGACGTGCAGTCGCCCGCGGGTGCCGCGCTCGAGAAGGCGAAGGACGCCGGATCCGACGCGCTCGAGAAGGCGAAGGACGCCGGATCCGACGCGCTCGAGAAGGCGAAGGACGCCGGATCCGACGCGCTCGAGAAGGCGAAGGACGCCGGATCCGACGCGCTCGAGAAGGCGAAGGACGCCGGATCCGACGCGCTCGAGAAGGCGAAGGACGCCGGATCCGACGCGCTCGAGAAGGCGAAGGACGCCGGATCCGACGCGCTCGAGAAGGCCAAGGCGGCCGGGGCCGATGGGCTCGACAAGGCGAAGGCCGCGGGGTCCGAGGGGCTCGAGAAGGCCAAGGCCGCGGGAGCTGAAGCGGCCGATCGCGCCCGCGAGGCCGGCGACCGGATCCAGGACGCGTCCGCCGACGCCGCCACCCGCGCGCATGGCGCCGGATCGCGCGCCGCGGACACGGCGAAGGAGATCGGCTCCGAGGTCGCCGACCGGGCGAAGGCCGCGGGCGCCGTGCTCGCCGACTCCGCGAAGGCGGACGTCGAGGAGACCCGCGAGGCGGCAGAGGAGCGCGACGAGCGCGCCGCCGCCGACGCGGCCGACTTCGACACCTACGCGGAGCCCGCCGGATCCGCGCCCGAGGTCACCGTGATCGTCGACGGGCACGGCGAGCAGCCGACCCGCATCGAGGTCGACGGCCCCGCCACCGTGGAGGTGCAGGGCGACCGCGTCGAGGTCGACGGATCCGACGCATCCCGCACCGAGGCCGAGGACGCCGACCGCTCCTAA
- a CDS encoding septum formation family protein: MSTVPCSDPHDFEVYAAPTLTGDDFPGDDAVDAQADDLCGAAFGPFVGFDYQDSIYDYQGYKPTSDSWSTGDRTVDCIIGDPAGKTVGSLAGVGR; the protein is encoded by the coding sequence GTGAGCACCGTGCCGTGCTCCGACCCGCACGACTTCGAGGTGTACGCGGCCCCCACGCTGACGGGCGACGACTTCCCCGGCGACGACGCGGTGGACGCGCAGGCCGACGACCTGTGCGGCGCGGCGTTCGGGCCCTTCGTCGGCTTCGACTACCAGGACTCGATCTACGACTACCAGGGGTACAAGCCGACGAGCGACAGCTGGAGCACGGGCGACCGCACCGTCGACTGCATCATCGGGGATCCCGCCGGCAAGACCGTCGGCTCGCTCGCAGGCGTCGGACGATAG
- a CDS encoding DUF805 domain-containing protein: MTAATPPGSTPSLDLPLYGASWAEAMRRFFLKYATFRGRASRSEFWWWALTGFVVSSVLRTLSDLDTDGRQALGAFDAVTITDSWGAVLGVFQLAVFIPSFAVSWRRLHDVDRSGTWTFINFIPILGTIVYVVMTASRSRPGGARFD; the protein is encoded by the coding sequence ATGACCGCCGCGACGCCGCCCGGATCCACGCCGTCCCTCGACCTGCCGCTGTACGGCGCGTCCTGGGCCGAGGCGATGCGGCGGTTCTTCCTCAAGTACGCGACCTTCCGCGGGCGCGCGAGCCGCAGCGAGTTCTGGTGGTGGGCGCTCACGGGCTTCGTCGTGTCGTCCGTGCTGCGGACCCTGAGCGACCTGGACACCGACGGCCGCCAGGCGCTCGGCGCCTTCGACGCGGTGACCATCACGGACTCGTGGGGCGCCGTCCTCGGCGTGTTCCAGCTCGCCGTGTTCATCCCGTCGTTCGCCGTCTCGTGGCGGCGGCTGCACGACGTCGACCGCAGCGGCACGTGGACCTTCATCAACTTCATCCCGATCCTCGGGACGATCGTCTACGTGGTCATGACCGCGAGCCGGTCGCGACCCGGCGGCGCGCGCTTCGACTGA
- a CDS encoding ABC transporter permease, with amino-acid sequence MSTTSATRRGTAPTFVQSTMLVTGREVRMRLRSKSFLISTGILLVGILASIIVSGFLTANAGSGDGERTRVAVVGAAQQTVSAAASLEGVPADSVEDARAMVRDGEVDAAVVPDTQADADGAVLVIGDTSAPDGVVSALTDTPRVELLDEPATNPAIAYLVALAFGVVFFISALTFGQIIAQSVVEEKQTRVVELLMSTIPVRALLAGKVLGNSILAFAQIALIALMTGVGLLVTEQTALLAIIGPAVIWFVVFFLFGFVLLASLFAAAASLVSRQEDVGAVTAPVTYLVMIPYFAVIFFNDNPVVMTVMSYVPFSAPVGMPMRLFLGEAQWWEPLVSLAVLIATTAVVVALGSRIYSNSLLRTGSRVKLREALKG; translated from the coding sequence GTGAGCACCACCAGCGCCACCCGACGGGGCACGGCCCCGACGTTCGTCCAGTCCACGATGCTCGTGACGGGTCGCGAGGTGCGCATGCGCCTGCGCAGCAAGTCCTTCCTCATCAGCACCGGGATCCTGCTCGTCGGGATCCTCGCCTCCATCATCGTCAGCGGCTTCCTCACCGCGAACGCCGGCTCCGGCGACGGCGAGCGCACCCGTGTCGCCGTGGTCGGCGCCGCCCAGCAGACCGTGTCCGCCGCCGCGTCGCTGGAGGGCGTGCCCGCCGACAGCGTCGAGGACGCGCGGGCGATGGTGCGCGACGGCGAGGTGGACGCGGCGGTCGTCCCCGACACCCAGGCGGACGCCGACGGCGCCGTGCTCGTGATCGGCGACACCTCGGCGCCCGATGGCGTCGTCAGCGCCCTCACCGACACCCCGCGCGTGGAGCTGCTCGACGAGCCGGCCACGAACCCCGCCATCGCCTACCTCGTGGCGCTCGCGTTCGGCGTCGTGTTCTTCATCTCGGCGCTGACGTTCGGGCAGATCATCGCCCAGAGCGTCGTCGAGGAGAAGCAGACCCGGGTGGTGGAGCTGCTCATGTCGACCATCCCCGTGCGCGCGCTGCTCGCCGGCAAGGTGCTCGGCAACAGCATCCTCGCGTTCGCGCAGATCGCGCTCATCGCGCTGATGACCGGCGTCGGCCTGCTCGTGACGGAGCAGACGGCGCTGCTCGCGATCATCGGCCCGGCCGTGATCTGGTTCGTCGTGTTCTTCCTGTTCGGGTTCGTGCTGCTCGCGTCGCTCTTCGCGGCCGCGGCTTCGCTCGTCTCCCGCCAGGAGGACGTGGGCGCCGTCACGGCCCCGGTCACGTACCTCGTGATGATCCCGTACTTCGCGGTCATCTTCTTCAACGACAACCCCGTGGTGATGACGGTCATGTCGTACGTGCCCTTCTCGGCCCCGGTCGGGATGCCGATGCGCCTGTTCCTCGGCGAGGCCCAGTGGTGGGAGCCGCTCGTGTCGCTCGCCGTGCTCATCGCCACGACGGCCGTGGTGGTCGCCCTCGGATCCCGCATCTACAGCAACTCGCTGCTCCGCACCGGCAGCCGCGTGAAGCTGCGGGAGGCGCTGAAGGGATGA
- a CDS encoding ABC transporter ATP-binding protein yields MLEVQNVTRSFGDRRVLDDVSFTVRPGRLTGFVGGNGAGKTTTMRIMLGVLTADSGTVSLDGSDLGTSSRRTFGYMPEERGLYPKMKLQEQIVYLGRLHGMTAADATTSTERLLERLSLGERRDDPIESLSLGNQQRAQIAASLVHDPEVLVLDEPFSGLDPIAVETVLGVLTERAAQGVPVLFSSHQLDIVERLCDDVVVIAEGRIRASGDREELRDQHSRPLTELQIAGDGGWVRDVPGVEVVEFDGGYVLFEADEEARQRVLAEAVSRGSVTGFTRRRPTLSEIFQEVVQ; encoded by the coding sequence GTGCTCGAAGTCCAGAACGTCACGCGATCGTTCGGGGACCGCCGTGTCCTCGACGACGTGTCCTTCACCGTGCGACCGGGGAGGCTGACCGGCTTCGTCGGCGGCAACGGCGCCGGCAAGACCACCACCATGCGGATCATGCTCGGCGTGCTCACCGCCGACTCCGGCACCGTCTCGCTGGACGGCAGCGACCTCGGCACCTCGAGCCGCCGCACCTTCGGCTACATGCCCGAGGAGCGCGGCCTCTACCCGAAGATGAAGCTGCAGGAGCAGATCGTCTACCTCGGCCGCCTGCACGGCATGACCGCGGCCGACGCGACCACCAGCACCGAACGGCTGCTCGAGCGGCTGAGCCTCGGCGAGCGTCGCGACGACCCCATCGAGTCGCTGTCGCTCGGCAACCAGCAGCGCGCGCAGATCGCCGCGAGCCTCGTGCACGATCCCGAGGTGCTCGTGCTCGACGAGCCGTTCTCGGGCCTCGACCCGATCGCGGTCGAGACCGTCCTCGGCGTCCTCACCGAGCGGGCCGCGCAGGGCGTGCCCGTGCTCTTCTCCTCGCACCAGCTCGACATCGTCGAGCGCCTCTGCGACGACGTGGTCGTCATCGCCGAGGGCCGGATCCGCGCGTCCGGCGACCGCGAGGAGCTGCGCGACCAGCACAGCCGCCCGCTCACGGAGCTGCAGATCGCGGGCGACGGCGGCTGGGTGCGCGACGTGCCCGGCGTCGAGGTCGTCGAGTTCGACGGCGGCTACGTGCTCTTCGAGGCCGACGAGGAGGCGCGCCAGCGCGTGCTCGCCGAGGCCGTCTCCCGCGGATCCGTCACCGGGTTCACCCGCCGCCGCCCCACCCTCAGCGAGATCTTCCAGGAGGTCGTCCAGTGA
- a CDS encoding SMP-30/gluconolactonase/LRE family protein has protein sequence MSVTTWDAVPLDTVRSEHAEAPLWDEARGTLLWADQYVGIVREAAFDTVTFAVGPVTETHVGGPVGAVVRHADGGHVLAARDGFVRLTAEGALIPVVDVLPADGIRRRMNDGEVDPRGRLWAGSMAFDKTLGAGALYLLDRGRATTVLEGVTISNGTAFSSDGTEMLYIDTTTQQVRRFRVTEEGGLADPEVVVEIDPADGHPDGMCVDDEGFLWVALWGGSEVRRYSPAGEHVGSVRVDAPQVSSCALVGPARDVLVITTSQEGYSEEDSARHPRAGMLFAVRPGVTGPAASAYA, from the coding sequence ATGAGCGTCACCACGTGGGACGCCGTCCCGCTCGACACGGTCCGCTCCGAGCACGCCGAGGCGCCGCTCTGGGACGAGGCGCGCGGCACCCTGCTCTGGGCCGACCAGTACGTCGGCATCGTGCGCGAGGCCGCGTTCGACACGGTGACCTTCGCCGTCGGGCCTGTCACCGAGACGCACGTGGGCGGCCCGGTCGGCGCGGTCGTCCGGCACGCCGACGGCGGCCACGTGCTCGCCGCGCGCGACGGCTTCGTGCGCCTCACGGCGGAGGGCGCGCTCATCCCGGTGGTCGACGTGCTGCCGGCCGACGGCATCCGGCGGCGCATGAACGACGGCGAGGTGGATCCGCGCGGCCGGCTCTGGGCGGGATCCATGGCCTTCGACAAGACCCTCGGCGCGGGCGCGCTCTACCTGCTCGACCGCGGCCGGGCGACGACCGTGCTCGAGGGCGTCACCATCTCCAACGGCACGGCGTTCTCCTCGGACGGCACGGAGATGCTCTACATCGACACGACCACGCAGCAGGTGCGCCGCTTCCGGGTCACCGAGGAGGGCGGCCTCGCGGATCCCGAGGTGGTGGTCGAGATCGACCCCGCCGACGGCCACCCCGACGGCATGTGCGTCGACGACGAGGGCTTCCTCTGGGTCGCGCTCTGGGGCGGCAGCGAGGTCCGGCGCTACTCCCCCGCGGGCGAGCACGTGGGATCCGTGCGGGTGGATGCGCCCCAGGTCTCCAGTTGCGCCCTCGTCGGGCCCGCCCGCGACGTGCTCGTGATCACGACCTCGCAGGAGGGCTACTCCGAGGAGGACTCGGCCCGGCATCCGCGCGCGGGGATGCTGTTCGCGGTGCGGCCGGGCGTCACGGGGCCCGCCGCGAGCGCCTACGCGTAG
- a CDS encoding SDR family NAD(P)-dependent oxidoreductase: MLIDLHDRVVVISGAAQGIGRAIAERFLEEGCRVFGLDLRFRDALPEGITAIVADVTDQASVQAAIAQVVDAADRIDVLVNNAGINVEGPVETLDPARFQAAFDVNVGGVFLLSQAVIPVMKAGGGGRIINAASFAAVIPSVGAAAYGASKAAVVQFTRVLASELGPWGITVNAYAPGMIPTAMNGFAEMPEPAQDRLLDTLSIRRWERPDDVADLLVFLASDRAGYITGTLVDVSGGKLATQMPQRAYEGEGAPERGPRDGTR, translated from the coding sequence ATGCTCATCGATCTCCACGACAGGGTCGTCGTCATCTCCGGTGCCGCGCAGGGCATCGGCCGCGCCATCGCTGAGCGCTTCCTCGAGGAGGGGTGCCGGGTCTTCGGACTCGACCTCCGCTTCCGCGACGCACTGCCCGAGGGCATCACGGCGATCGTCGCCGACGTCACCGACCAGGCCTCCGTCCAGGCGGCCATCGCGCAGGTGGTCGATGCGGCCGACCGCATCGACGTGCTCGTGAACAACGCGGGGATCAACGTCGAGGGGCCGGTCGAGACGCTGGATCCCGCGCGCTTCCAAGCCGCGTTCGACGTGAACGTGGGCGGCGTGTTCCTGCTGTCGCAGGCCGTCATCCCGGTCATGAAGGCGGGCGGCGGCGGGCGGATCATCAACGCGGCGTCGTTCGCGGCCGTCATCCCGAGCGTCGGCGCGGCCGCCTACGGCGCCTCGAAGGCCGCGGTCGTGCAGTTCACGCGCGTGCTCGCGAGCGAGCTGGGGCCGTGGGGCATCACCGTCAACGCGTACGCGCCGGGCATGATCCCCACCGCCATGAACGGCTTCGCCGAGATGCCGGAGCCCGCGCAGGATCGCCTGCTCGACACCCTCAGCATCCGCAGGTGGGAGCGGCCCGACGACGTGGCCGACCTCCTCGTGTTCCTCGCGAGCGACCGCGCCGGGTACATCACCGGCACGCTCGTCGACGTGAGCGGCGGCAAGCTCGCGACGCAGATGCCGCAGCGCGCGTACGAGGGCGAGGGCGCGCCGGAGCGCGGTCCGCGGGACGGCACCCGATGA